A genomic window from Methylorubrum extorquens includes:
- a CDS encoding YidB family protein — protein MGLLDQVIGGVVGQVLGGGRGGALASPVVKALLMLLLAKGGGGLGDILGRGSPGSDGRSLPGPGSDDGDLGGFNQGRRSGPPAQGSEAGNDLGGDFGDLAGMLDGPGDGHSGHRSPGGGPYAGLDREPDDGSGAASHGLDGLIQGFERSGLGDVIGSWIGHGPNREIAPNRLAEALGPNTLDSLSRETGLPREDLLGQLAQALPGVIDALTPQGRAPSHEERGGW, from the coding sequence ATGGGGCTGCTCGATCAGGTCATCGGCGGAGTCGTCGGACAGGTTTTGGGGGGCGGGCGCGGCGGGGCGCTGGCCTCGCCGGTGGTGAAGGCGCTCCTCATGCTGCTGCTCGCCAAGGGCGGGGGTGGGCTCGGCGATATCCTCGGCCGCGGTTCACCGGGATCCGACGGCCGATCCCTCCCCGGACCCGGCTCCGACGACGGCGATCTCGGCGGGTTCAACCAGGGCCGCCGCAGCGGGCCACCGGCTCAGGGGAGCGAGGCCGGCAACGACCTCGGCGGCGATTTCGGCGACCTCGCCGGCATGCTCGACGGCCCCGGCGACGGCCATTCCGGGCACCGTTCGCCCGGCGGTGGCCCCTATGCCGGGCTCGACCGTGAGCCGGATGACGGCAGCGGCGCGGCCTCCCATGGGCTCGACGGCCTGATCCAGGGCTTCGAGCGCAGCGGCCTCGGCGACGTGATCGGCTCGTGGATCGGCCACGGCCCCAACCGCGAGATCGCGCCGAACCGCCTCGCCGAGGCGCTGGGCCCGAACACCCTCGACAGCTTGAGTCGCGAGACCGGCCTGCCGCGCGAGGATCTGCTCGGGCAGCTCGCCCAGGCCCTGCCCGGTGTGATCGACGCGCTGACGCCCCAGGGCCGGGCGCCGAGCCATGAGGAACGCGGCGGCTGGTGA
- a CDS encoding glutathione S-transferase family protein: MAYELHYWPMIPGRGEFVRLALEAAGADYVDVARQPEAEGGGIAAMMDRLEDEPVRPPFAPPFLKDGDRVIGQTAAILLYLGPRLGLVGADEADRIWTHQIQLTIADMVAEAHDTHHPVGVGLYYEDQRPEARRRAEDFCENRIPKFLNWFERVLAGNPVGPEHLVGGAMSYADTSLFQLVAGLRYAFPRAAARALAQTPGIVAHAERIGQLPRIAAYRASERCLPFNEAGIFRRYPELDVG, from the coding sequence ATGGCCTACGAGCTGCATTACTGGCCGATGATCCCCGGCCGCGGCGAGTTCGTGCGGCTCGCCCTCGAAGCGGCCGGGGCGGATTACGTGGATGTCGCCCGCCAGCCCGAGGCGGAGGGCGGCGGCATCGCGGCGATGATGGACCGTCTGGAGGACGAGCCGGTCCGCCCGCCCTTCGCCCCGCCCTTCCTCAAGGACGGCGACCGCGTGATCGGACAGACTGCGGCGATCCTGCTCTATCTCGGGCCGCGCCTCGGCCTCGTCGGGGCGGACGAGGCCGACCGGATCTGGACGCACCAGATCCAGCTCACGATCGCCGACATGGTGGCGGAGGCGCACGACACCCATCACCCGGTCGGCGTCGGCCTGTATTACGAGGATCAGCGACCCGAGGCGCGCCGCCGCGCAGAGGATTTTTGCGAGAACCGCATCCCGAAGTTCCTGAACTGGTTCGAGCGCGTGCTCGCCGGCAACCCGGTGGGGCCGGAGCATCTGGTCGGCGGCGCAATGAGCTATGCCGACACGTCGCTGTTCCAGCTCGTGGCGGGCCTGCGCTACGCCTTTCCCAGGGCTGCGGCCCGGGCGCTGGCGCAGACGCCGGGCATCGTCGCCCACGCGGAGCGAATCGGGCAGCTGCCGCGGATCGCGGCCTATCGTGCAAGCGAGCGGTGCCTTCCCTTCAACGAAGCCGGCATCTTCCGGCGCTATCCGGAACTCGATGTCGGCTGA
- a CDS encoding PAS domain-containing protein translates to MPETPPITEEPSAESARFRIVEPLRAAQDQLARVQDAAGIGVFTLDLRAGVLHPSPAFCRLHGLEVCERYALAAFAERFPEEDPAILSGASSEEAVYRVRDPRTGAPRWIARTLEIERDADGAALRLAGVVRDVTEQRAQGTALAESEQHYRTLFEQMDEGYAVIEFIDGPHGPLSDYVHVTANRAYAQHSGIENVEGRRLREIVGDEADGWLALYGDVLRTGRPIRFQRELVATGRYLELAAFRIEPPSRRQVAVLFQDITARRRVEHLLHSKAADLEAEVVAQRRDRDRVWTLSPVLKVVATPDGRIGAVNPSWSRTLGWSRAETVGRHVPDFFAPEERAAAEAALERLAAGASTDLELTCLTKDGGTCRVLWTIVPADGLLYGFGRDITEQRHAEDALRQSQKLEAVGQLTGGVAHDFNNLLTIIRSSVEFLRRPDLAPERKRRYLDAVSDTVDRAAKLTGQLLAFARRQALKPETFDVGERLRSICEMLDSVTGARIRVVTDLPGAPCYVRADASQFETALVNMAVNARDAMDGEGRLTLRLDGAVPMPPIRGHAGSAGPFVAVSVVDTGTGIAVADLSRIFEPFFTTKEVGRGTGLGLSQVIGFAKQSGGDVDVWSRAGEGTTFTLYLPEVVAPLEAPAAARPRPDADAEAHLRILVVEDNLEVGRFCTQILEELGHQPVWAENAEAALVELERTETPFEAVFSDVVMPGMGGIALARILRERFPDLPVVLTSGYSHVLAQDDAHGFELLRKPYSAEELGRVLKEMAGRRVKRETVSG, encoded by the coding sequence ATGCCCGAGACTCCCCCCATCACCGAGGAACCGAGCGCCGAATCGGCGCGCTTTCGGATCGTGGAGCCGTTGCGGGCGGCGCAGGACCAACTCGCCCGGGTGCAGGATGCCGCCGGGATCGGTGTCTTCACCCTCGACCTGCGCGCGGGCGTGCTGCATCCGAGCCCCGCCTTCTGCCGCCTGCACGGCCTGGAAGTGTGTGAGCGATACGCGCTGGCCGCGTTCGCCGAGCGTTTCCCGGAGGAGGATCCGGCAATCCTCTCGGGTGCCTCGTCCGAGGAGGCGGTCTACCGCGTCCGCGATCCCCGAACCGGGGCCCCGCGCTGGATCGCCCGCACCCTCGAGATCGAGCGCGATGCGGACGGCGCGGCCCTGCGGCTCGCGGGCGTGGTGCGGGACGTGACCGAGCAGCGGGCCCAGGGCACGGCGCTGGCCGAGAGTGAGCAGCACTACCGCACGCTGTTCGAGCAGATGGATGAAGGCTACGCCGTCATCGAGTTCATCGACGGCCCGCACGGCCCCTTGAGCGACTACGTCCACGTCACCGCCAACCGTGCCTACGCCCAGCATTCCGGCATCGAGAACGTGGAGGGAAGACGCCTGCGCGAGATCGTCGGCGACGAGGCCGACGGTTGGCTCGCGCTCTACGGCGACGTCCTGCGCACCGGCCGGCCGATTCGCTTCCAGCGCGAGTTGGTCGCCACCGGGCGCTACCTCGAACTTGCCGCCTTCCGCATCGAGCCGCCGTCGCGCCGGCAGGTCGCGGTGCTGTTCCAGGACATCACGGCCCGGCGGCGCGTGGAGCACCTGCTCCATTCCAAGGCTGCCGACCTGGAAGCGGAAGTGGTGGCGCAAAGGCGCGACCGCGACCGCGTCTGGACGCTCTCACCGGTCCTCAAGGTCGTGGCCACCCCCGACGGGCGGATCGGCGCGGTGAACCCCTCGTGGAGCCGGACGCTGGGCTGGTCGCGGGCCGAGACGGTGGGCCGCCACGTGCCCGACTTCTTCGCGCCCGAGGAGCGGGCGGCGGCCGAGGCAGCGCTGGAACGGCTCGCGGCCGGCGCCTCGACCGACCTTGAGCTGACCTGCCTGACCAAGGACGGCGGCACCTGCCGGGTGCTCTGGACCATCGTGCCCGCCGACGGCCTGCTCTACGGCTTCGGCCGCGACATCACTGAGCAGCGGCACGCCGAGGACGCCCTGCGCCAGTCGCAGAAGCTGGAGGCGGTGGGCCAGCTCACCGGGGGTGTGGCCCACGACTTCAACAACCTGCTCACCATCATCCGCTCCTCGGTCGAGTTCCTGCGCCGGCCCGACCTCGCGCCCGAGCGCAAGCGCCGCTACCTCGACGCGGTCTCCGACACCGTGGACCGGGCGGCGAAGCTGACGGGCCAGCTCCTCGCCTTCGCCCGGCGCCAAGCGCTCAAGCCCGAGACCTTCGATGTCGGCGAACGGTTGCGCAGCATCTGCGAGATGCTCGATTCGGTGACCGGCGCGCGCATCCGCGTGGTCACCGACCTGCCCGGCGCCCCCTGTTACGTCCGCGCCGATGCGAGCCAGTTCGAGACGGCTTTGGTCAACATGGCGGTCAACGCCCGCGACGCCATGGACGGCGAGGGACGCCTGACCCTGCGCCTCGACGGCGCCGTACCGATGCCGCCGATCCGCGGCCATGCCGGCTCGGCGGGTCCCTTCGTCGCGGTCTCGGTCGTCGACACCGGCACCGGGATCGCCGTCGCCGACCTCTCCCGCATCTTCGAGCCGTTCTTCACCACCAAGGAGGTCGGCCGCGGCACGGGCCTCGGCCTCTCCCAGGTGATCGGCTTTGCCAAGCAATCGGGCGGGGATGTGGACGTGTGGAGCCGCGCGGGCGAGGGCACCACCTTCACCCTCTACCTGCCCGAGGTCGTTGCTCCCCTCGAGGCCCCCGCCGCTGCCCGGCCGAGGCCGGATGCGGATGCCGAGGCGCATCTGCGGATCCTCGTGGTCGAGGACAACCTCGAAGTCGGCCGCTTCTGCACCCAGATCCTGGAGGAACTCGGCCACCAGCCGGTCTGGGCCGAGAATGCCGAGGCGGCCCTGGTCGAGCTGGAACGCACCGAGACGCCGTTCGAGGCGGTGTTTTCCGACGTCGTGATGCCCGGCATGGGCGGCATCGCGCTGGCCCGCATCCTGCGCGAGCGTTTTCCGGACCTGCCGGTGGTCCTTACCTCGGGCTACAGCCACGTCCTGGCGCAGGACGACGCACATGGGTTCGAATTGCTGCGCAAGCCCTATTCGGCGGAGGAGCTGGGGCGGGTGCTCAAGGAGATGGCGGGGCGGCGGGTGAAGCGGGAAACGGTGTCGGGATAA